The sequence CAACCTCAAGGTGCTCGAGGAGGCGGGTCCGTCAGCTGACGATCTTGATGGCGCTCTTGAAGCCTGTGCCGAGCCTCTGTTGCAGCGTCATGTGCACGAGCGAGAAACCTTCCAGGGCTCGGGCGCTCGATAGCGGCCCCGTATCGAGAGCGCGCAGTCCGCCACTCTCGACCAGTTCTCCGACGGTCTGCTTGGCGCCAGAATCGTCCCCAGCGAGGAACACGTCCAACGGTTGCCCGGCGACCTGCCCCGCCGCCAGCGTGCTGGCGAAGGTGGTGTTGAAGGCCTTGACGATGGCTGCGCCACTTGGCAACTTCTTCGCGATCTCCTCCGCGGCCGAGGTGTCGGCCTTGGTGACCAGCCCGTCATAGGAGTCGTTGACCGGGTTGGTGATGTCGACCACGATCTTGTCGTTCAACTCCTCGGAGTACCTCCTGACCAGCAGGAAGGCCGCCGGATAGGGCACCGCGAGCACCACGAGGTCGCCGACGAGCGGTTCGTCCAGCGGCCCGACCGCCACCGTCTCGGACGAGATGGCGAGGGACCTGAGGTCGTCGGCCAGGGCCTGGCTCTGCTCCGCATCACGGGACAGCACCTGCACGCTATGGCCGCCCACCAGGGCCCGGGCGGCGATGGCGTGTGCCATGCTGCCCGACCCGAGGATCGTCAGGTTCATGGTTACCTCCTCAGATCGAGCTTCTCACCACCAACCTAACCCGCCTGCCTGAGCCAGCCCTCGTGCCCTCGATCCGTCCGTCGTAGCATTGAGAGATGGACGAATCGGCC comes from Acidimicrobiales bacterium and encodes:
- a CDS encoding NAD(P)-binding domain-containing protein; the encoded protein is MNLTILGSGSMAHAIAARALVGGHSVQVLSRDAEQSQALADDLRSLAISSETVAVGPLDEPLVGDLVVLAVPYPAAFLLVRRYSEELNDKIVVDITNPVNDSYDGLVTKADTSAAEEIAKKLPSGAAIVKAFNTTFASTLAAGQVAGQPLDVFLAGDDSGAKQTVGELVESGGLRALDTGPLSSARALEGFSLVHMTLQQRLGTGFKSAIKIVS